The Flexivirga oryzae genome has a segment encoding these proteins:
- a CDS encoding NAD(P)/FAD-dependent oxidoreductase, with protein sequence MMTDELRDDYDVVVIGGGAAGLSGALMLARSRRFVAVIDSGTPRNAPADGIHGLPGYDGMPPAEYLARGTADVRRYGGVVASGEVTGIDRDGAGFAIVLGDGRRTHARRILLATGLTDELPDVDGLAGRWGRDDLVHCPYCHGWEVRDRSIAVLAPAPSAFHLSVLWRQLSDRITLLLNGVELPDEQLQQLNARGVEIVDGPVRSVVAADDAVTGVALADGRVVPCEVIAVGTRMVARGGHLLTSLGLSAVEHPSGMGVYVPADATGRTEAPGVWVAGNVTDLSAQVGAAAAAGAMAGAQLNADLAMAETASAATAAVAEPVS encoded by the coding sequence ATGATGACAGATGAACTCCGGGACGACTACGACGTCGTGGTGATCGGTGGCGGCGCCGCCGGGTTGAGCGGCGCGCTGATGCTGGCACGGTCGCGGCGCTTCGTGGCGGTGATCGACTCCGGCACACCCCGCAACGCGCCGGCCGACGGCATCCACGGACTGCCGGGGTATGACGGCATGCCGCCCGCCGAGTACCTGGCGCGCGGCACAGCGGACGTGCGCCGCTACGGCGGCGTCGTCGCGAGTGGCGAGGTAACCGGAATCGACCGCGACGGCGCGGGATTCGCCATTGTCCTGGGTGATGGCCGACGCACGCATGCGCGCCGCATCCTGCTCGCGACCGGGCTCACCGACGAGCTGCCGGACGTCGACGGCCTCGCCGGGCGCTGGGGCCGCGACGACCTGGTGCATTGCCCCTACTGCCACGGCTGGGAGGTTCGCGACCGGTCGATCGCGGTGTTGGCGCCGGCGCCGTCGGCATTCCACCTCTCGGTGCTGTGGCGGCAGCTGTCCGACCGGATCACCCTGCTGCTCAACGGTGTCGAGCTTCCGGACGAGCAGCTGCAACAGCTGAACGCGCGCGGTGTCGAGATCGTCGACGGACCGGTGCGGTCCGTGGTCGCGGCCGATGACGCGGTCACCGGTGTCGCCCTCGCGGACGGCCGCGTGGTCCCGTGTGAGGTGATCGCGGTCGGCACCCGCATGGTGGCGCGCGGGGGCCACCTACTGACCTCTCTGGGGCTGTCTGCTGTCGAACACCCCTCAGGAATGGGCGTGTACGTGCCCGCCGACGCTACCGGCCGCACCGAGGCGCCCGGCGTCTGGGTGGCCGGGAACGTGACCGACCTGTCCGCTCAGGTCGGCGCCGCGGCGGCCGCCGGGGCAATGGCCGGCGCGCAACTCAACGCCGATCTGGCCATGGCGGAGACCGCCTCGGCCGCGACCGCCGCAGTGGCCGAGCCGGTCAGCTGA
- a CDS encoding helix-turn-helix domain-containing protein, which translates to MATDDLESALTAVGPRLRQLREQRGLTLAEVGRTTGIAVSTLSRLESGGRRPTLELLLPLAKTYRVSLDELVDAPPTGDPRINLRPIRIHGQTMVPLSSRPGGIQAYKFVIPGRKRPQQPTLKTHEGYDWIYVLTGNLRLVLAEHDLVLKAGEAAEFDTRTPHWFGAADEHPVEYLSLFGKQGEKAHVRARPRRARDN; encoded by the coding sequence ATGGCGACGGATGACCTCGAGAGCGCACTGACCGCGGTCGGACCACGGTTACGGCAACTGCGCGAGCAACGCGGATTGACCCTGGCCGAGGTGGGTAGGACGACCGGCATCGCGGTGAGCACGTTGTCCCGACTGGAGTCCGGCGGACGCCGCCCGACCCTCGAGCTGCTGCTGCCGCTGGCGAAGACCTACCGTGTGAGTCTGGATGAGCTGGTCGATGCCCCGCCGACCGGGGATCCGCGAATCAACCTGCGTCCGATAAGGATTCACGGCCAGACGATGGTGCCGCTGAGCAGCCGGCCGGGCGGGATCCAGGCGTACAAGTTCGTCATACCGGGGCGCAAGCGGCCGCAGCAGCCGACGCTGAAGACCCACGAGGGCTACGACTGGATCTACGTGCTGACCGGCAACCTGCGGCTCGTGCTGGCCGAACACGACCTGGTCCTCAAGGCGGGGGAGGCGGCGGAGTTCGACACCCGCACGCCGCACTGGTTCGGCGCGGCCGACGAGCACCCGGTCGAATACCTCAGCCTCTTCGGCAAGCAGGGGGAGAAGGCGCACGTGCGGGCCAGACCGCGCCGGGCACGTGACAATTGA